In one Corallococcus silvisoli genomic region, the following are encoded:
- a CDS encoding FAD-dependent oxidoreductase yields MLDVDVVIAGGGPAGCSVAAALHELGLSVMLLDAGVDRHKQLAGELLHPPGVRDLRALGFGDVVDAWTAQPVRGFAVRFHAPARTLLLPYGNGVTGLSLEHAALTVPLLESVARRPGVTVRTRARVTAVEHNDTHGVRVRFSHEGAEHTLSARLLVAADGRASPVRRMLGIAEHLTRISTMLGVTVDSACLPYPDHGHQFVGGPVHALAYAIQPGVARVMVDLPLGSTAQMLRAHPEYLLALPARLRDEVRQALEQQPTPRMASNDDRLSETVWMGSAVLVGDAAACCHPLTASGMASCFHDARALQEALYHHRGNIPRALEHYAHERRPAQRTRVALASALYSAFAGQDDGMRALRLGLLHYWQFSPRGARASMALLSSEEPRMRVMAREYLSVVGHAFAAMLSPSGPGGNLRSAAPLLRSAGPPLRSTVASAVEQMGSWLHRRVRRPVYTLARAGWASPRRAFASNR; encoded by the coding sequence GTGTTGGACGTCGACGTCGTGATTGCCGGTGGTGGGCCCGCGGGGTGCTCGGTGGCGGCGGCGCTCCACGAGCTGGGCTTGTCCGTCATGCTGCTGGACGCGGGCGTGGACCGGCACAAACAGCTCGCGGGCGAGCTGCTTCACCCTCCCGGGGTGCGGGACCTGCGCGCGCTGGGCTTCGGGGACGTCGTGGATGCCTGGACGGCCCAGCCGGTGCGCGGCTTCGCGGTGCGCTTCCATGCCCCCGCGCGCACGCTCCTGCTGCCCTACGGGAACGGGGTCACGGGCCTGTCGCTCGAGCATGCGGCCCTCACCGTTCCCCTCCTGGAGTCGGTGGCCCGGAGGCCCGGCGTCACCGTGCGCACCCGGGCCCGCGTGACGGCCGTGGAGCACAACGACACGCACGGCGTGCGGGTGCGCTTCTCCCATGAAGGGGCCGAGCACACCCTGAGCGCCCGGCTGCTCGTGGCCGCGGACGGACGCGCGTCGCCCGTGCGGCGGATGCTGGGCATCGCCGAACACCTCACGCGCATCTCCACCATGCTGGGCGTCACCGTGGACAGCGCCTGCCTGCCCTACCCCGACCACGGACACCAGTTCGTGGGCGGCCCCGTGCACGCGCTGGCCTACGCCATCCAACCCGGCGTGGCGCGGGTGATGGTGGATCTCCCCCTGGGCAGCACGGCCCAGATGTTGAGGGCCCATCCGGAGTACCTGCTCGCGCTGCCCGCCCGGTTGAGGGATGAGGTCCGGCAGGCGCTGGAGCAGCAGCCCACGCCGCGCATGGCCTCCAACGACGACCGGCTGTCGGAGACCGTCTGGATGGGGAGCGCCGTGCTGGTGGGCGACGCCGCCGCGTGCTGCCATCCGCTCACCGCGAGCGGCATGGCGTCGTGCTTCCACGACGCCCGCGCATTGCAGGAGGCCCTGTACCACCACCGGGGGAACATCCCCCGGGCGCTCGAACACTACGCGCACGAGCGGCGGCCGGCGCAGCGCACCCGCGTCGCGCTCGCCTCCGCGCTCTACAGCGCCTTCGCGGGGCAGGACGACGGCATGCGGGCGCTGCGCCTGGGCCTCTTGCACTACTGGCAGTTCAGCCCCCGCGGCGCGCGCGCCTCCATGGCCCTGCTCTCCTCCGAGGAGCCCCGCATGCGGGTGATGGCCCGCGAGTACCTGAGCGTCGTGGGCCACGCCTTCGCGGCGATGCTCTCGCCGAGCGGACCGGGCGGGAACCTGCGGTCCGCCGCGCCGCTGCTGCGCTCGGCCGGACCGCCGCTCCGGAGCACCGTGGCGAGCGCGGTGGAGCAGATGGGGAGTTGGCTGCATCGTCGCGTCCGCCGTCCCGTCTACACGCTGGCCCGGGCGGGCTGGGCCTCCCCCAGGCGAGCCTTCGCATCCAACCGGTAG
- a CDS encoding phytoene/squalene synthase family protein, whose protein sequence is MRLPGESFCRTQLPRVSRTFALNIPLLPGPLDLAVTVAYLLCRIADTLEDEAPGALQGPLLDELGELVCLGPDWESRASSFARRAGLALRPEVPEAEAELVARTLTVLETLAALPSWVHPHIARCVRTMTGGMRQMQRLYGGDSQVMGLPDLQATFMYCYYVAGVVGEMLTGLFIAGSPSVAPRQERLAPRALAFGRALQLTNILKDVREDLDRGSCWLPRDRMSAHGLTPATLALPGSRARAVALMEELVAVARRELDAALEYTLALPADEPGLRLFCLYPLFFAVMTLNTLEGNPAVFDPTPVKMSREAVGMLMQLTQERVASDDALRALYAECSRAQAGVAEWR, encoded by the coding sequence ATGAGGTTGCCGGGAGAGTCGTTCTGTCGCACGCAGCTGCCCCGGGTATCCCGGACGTTCGCGCTCAACATCCCCTTGCTGCCCGGGCCGCTGGACCTGGCGGTGACGGTGGCCTACCTGCTGTGCCGCATCGCGGACACGCTGGAGGACGAGGCCCCGGGGGCACTCCAGGGGCCCCTGCTCGACGAGCTGGGAGAGCTCGTGTGCCTGGGGCCGGACTGGGAGTCCCGCGCCAGCTCCTTCGCGAGGCGGGCGGGCCTCGCGCTCAGGCCGGAGGTCCCCGAAGCGGAAGCCGAGCTCGTCGCACGCACGCTCACGGTGCTGGAGACCCTGGCGGCGCTCCCCTCCTGGGTCCACCCGCATATCGCGCGGTGCGTTCGCACGATGACCGGTGGGATGAGACAGATGCAACGGCTGTACGGGGGCGACAGTCAGGTCATGGGCCTGCCCGACCTCCAGGCGACGTTCATGTATTGCTATTACGTGGCGGGCGTCGTGGGCGAGATGCTGACCGGGCTCTTCATCGCCGGCTCCCCGAGCGTCGCCCCCCGGCAGGAGCGGCTCGCGCCGCGGGCGCTTGCCTTTGGCCGGGCCCTGCAGCTCACCAACATCCTGAAGGACGTGCGCGAGGACCTGGACCGGGGCAGCTGCTGGCTGCCCAGGGACCGGATGTCCGCGCATGGGCTGACGCCAGCCACGCTCGCGCTGCCCGGCAGCCGAGCGCGGGCGGTGGCGCTGATGGAGGAGCTGGTGGCGGTGGCGCGGCGGGAGCTGGACGCGGCGCTCGAATACACGCTGGCCCTGCCCGCCGACGAACCCGGCCTGCGGCTGTTCTGTCTCTACCCCCTGTTCTTCGCGGTGATGACGCTCAACACGCTGGAGGGCAACCCCGCCGTGTTCGACCCCACCCCCGTGAAGATGAGCCGCGAGGCGGTGGGGATGCTGATGCAGCTCACGCAGGAGCGGGTGGCGTCCGACGACGCGCTGCGGGCGCTCTACGCCGAGTGCTCGCGGGCGCAAGCGGGGGTGGCGGAATGGCGGTGA
- a CDS encoding 2,3-oxidosqualene cyclase: MAVMRRARATLARTQEADGSWKGDYSGPLFLGAVYVAGLYVMGQTPDARTREGMIAYLRAHQNADGGWGLDVESPSLVFTTVLDYVALRLMGVGPADPGLVRAREWFLPRGGPLGSASWGKFILALLGLYEYDGLAPVPPELWLLPRALPFHPSRLWCHCRMVYLPMGWLYGRRARAPETPLLAELRRELYPQPYADVDWKRARGRVAPSDAYSPHGPLLRAAHRVLGGYERIHSKRLRARALDESLALIRGEDEATHHLCIGPINKVLDTVVWHLARPGGPEVRAHLERLSDYLQESGGGITFNGYNSSQLWDTAFAVQSLVAAGPDAGTRDTLERAGRFLEAEQVLEDSPRAARFHRHPSRGGWPFSTRAHGWPISDCTAEAVKACLLLEPLGLNRVSRERLAQAVAFILSLQNRDGGWATYERQRGPRWLERFNPSDVFAGIMVDTSYVECTSACVQALAAWRSARPEAPVGRAIARGADFLRRQQRPEGGWEGSWGVCFSYGTWFGVNGLVAAGAAKDDPALRRAATFLKAHQRDDGSWSETIQSCRERRWVEGRAGHAVTTSWAVLSLVATGDADSQSARRGVAWLRERQGPGGQWPQEPLAGVFSRTCAIHYDAYLRIFPLWALALAERPASSLKASGG; the protein is encoded by the coding sequence ATGGCGGTGATGCGGCGGGCCCGCGCCACGCTGGCCCGGACCCAGGAGGCGGATGGCTCCTGGAAGGGGGACTACAGCGGCCCGCTCTTCCTGGGCGCGGTGTACGTGGCCGGGCTGTATGTGATGGGCCAGACCCCGGACGCGCGCACCCGGGAGGGGATGATCGCCTACCTGCGCGCCCACCAGAACGCGGATGGCGGATGGGGACTGGACGTGGAGTCGCCCAGCCTCGTCTTCACGACGGTGCTGGATTACGTCGCGCTGCGGTTGATGGGCGTTGGCCCCGCGGACCCGGGGCTCGTCCGCGCGCGGGAGTGGTTCCTCCCCAGGGGAGGGCCGCTGGGCAGCGCGTCCTGGGGGAAGTTCATCCTCGCCCTGCTGGGGCTCTACGAATACGACGGGCTGGCCCCCGTGCCTCCCGAGCTGTGGCTGTTGCCGCGAGCGCTGCCGTTCCACCCCTCGCGGCTGTGGTGCCATTGCCGCATGGTGTACCTGCCCATGGGCTGGCTCTATGGCCGCCGGGCCCGCGCGCCGGAGACGCCCCTGCTGGCCGAGCTGCGGCGTGAGCTGTATCCCCAGCCGTACGCGGACGTGGACTGGAAGCGCGCGCGCGGCCGGGTGGCCCCGTCCGACGCCTACAGTCCCCACGGGCCGTTGCTGCGCGCGGCGCACCGCGTGCTGGGGGGGTATGAGCGGATCCACTCGAAGCGGCTGCGGGCCCGCGCGCTGGATGAATCCCTGGCGCTGATTCGAGGAGAGGACGAGGCCACGCACCACCTCTGCATCGGGCCCATCAACAAGGTGCTCGACACGGTGGTGTGGCACCTGGCGCGGCCGGGAGGCCCGGAGGTGCGCGCCCACCTGGAGCGCCTGTCGGACTACCTCCAAGAGTCTGGCGGAGGCATCACCTTCAACGGCTACAACTCCTCGCAGCTCTGGGACACCGCGTTCGCGGTGCAGTCCCTGGTGGCCGCCGGACCGGACGCGGGGACGCGTGACACGCTGGAGCGGGCAGGGCGCTTCCTGGAGGCGGAGCAGGTGCTGGAGGACTCACCGCGCGCCGCGCGCTTCCACCGGCATCCGAGCCGGGGCGGCTGGCCTTTCAGCACGCGTGCCCACGGCTGGCCCATCAGCGACTGCACGGCGGAGGCGGTGAAGGCGTGTCTGTTGCTGGAGCCGCTCGGGCTCAACCGCGTGTCGCGCGAGCGGCTGGCGCAGGCGGTGGCGTTCATCCTGTCGCTCCAGAACCGCGATGGCGGCTGGGCCACCTACGAGCGGCAGCGGGGCCCGCGCTGGTTGGAGCGGTTCAACCCGTCGGACGTGTTCGCCGGCATCATGGTGGACACCAGCTATGTGGAGTGCACGTCGGCGTGCGTGCAGGCGCTGGCGGCGTGGCGGAGTGCACGACCGGAGGCGCCGGTGGGGCGGGCCATCGCGCGAGGCGCGGACTTCCTGCGCCGCCAGCAGCGCCCGGAGGGAGGCTGGGAGGGCTCCTGGGGCGTGTGCTTCAGCTACGGTACGTGGTTCGGGGTCAACGGGCTGGTGGCCGCGGGCGCCGCGAAGGACGACCCCGCGCTGCGCCGTGCGGCCACGTTCCTGAAGGCCCACCAGCGCGACGACGGCTCCTGGAGCGAGACCATCCAGAGCTGCCGTGAGCGCCGCTGGGTGGAGGGGCGCGCGGGGCACGCGGTAACGACGTCCTGGGCGGTGTTGTCGCTCGTGGCCACGGGCGACGCGGACTCCCAGTCCGCCCGCCGGGGTGTGGCGTGGCTGCGCGAGCGACAGGGGCCCGGAGGCCAGTGGCCCCAGGAGCCCCTGGCCGGCGTGTTCAGCCGCACCTGCGCCATCCACTACGACGCCTACCTGCGCATCTTCCCGCTGTGGGCGCTCGCGCTCGCGGAGCGCCCGGCCTCCAGCCTCAAGGCGAGCGGAGGTTGA
- a CDS encoding DUF1993 domain-containing protein, whose translation MYFETFSQMKKQLGQMEKWLETAATFAKSKPFDPNIYSGFRLAPDQLPFARQVQIACDSAKLGASRLTGKAAPSHPDTEQTLEELGARIRSVVAYLDGFTAKDFEGAGERVVTQPRWEGKVMSGADYFLQHALPNFYFHVTHVYAILRHNGVNLGKADYLGSLNLRSP comes from the coding sequence ATGTACTTCGAGACCTTTTCCCAGATGAAGAAGCAGCTCGGGCAGATGGAGAAGTGGCTGGAGACGGCGGCGACCTTCGCCAAGTCGAAGCCCTTCGACCCGAACATCTACAGCGGGTTCCGGCTGGCGCCGGACCAGCTCCCGTTCGCGCGGCAGGTGCAGATCGCCTGTGACTCCGCGAAGCTCGGAGCGTCACGACTGACAGGCAAGGCCGCCCCGTCCCACCCCGACACGGAGCAGACGCTGGAGGAGCTTGGCGCCCGCATCCGCTCGGTGGTGGCCTATCTGGATGGGTTCACCGCCAAGGACTTCGAGGGCGCGGGGGAGCGCGTCGTCACCCAGCCTCGTTGGGAGGGCAAGGTGATGAGCGGCGCGGACTACTTCCTCCAGCACGCGCTGCCGAACTTCTACTTCCACGTCACCCACGTGTACGCGATCCTCCGTCACAACGGCGTCAACCTGGGCAAGGCGGACTATCTGGGGTCGCTCAACCTCCGCTCGCCTTGA
- a CDS encoding class I SAM-dependent methyltransferase — protein sequence MTVPMKSADFDRAYRAPITFWGDIRIPEELKALARQGSPRTALELGCGVGRFSRYLAQQGLRVTGVDFSPVAIAKAREGAARETLRPEFIVGDVTRLEALSGPFDFSFDVGCFHCFDAQGQRAYVAEVSRLLKPGGIHLVWALDSGPSGLSFSPASVKEAFAPGFELQQALKSRRRLIRSHWYWLVRASG from the coding sequence ATGACAGTACCCATGAAGAGCGCTGATTTCGATCGCGCCTACCGGGCTCCCATCACGTTCTGGGGTGACATCCGGATTCCGGAGGAGCTCAAGGCCCTGGCGCGGCAGGGCTCGCCCCGGACGGCGCTGGAGCTGGGGTGTGGCGTCGGAAGGTTCTCCCGCTATCTGGCCCAGCAGGGACTCCGGGTGACGGGGGTGGACTTCTCGCCGGTCGCCATCGCCAAGGCGCGGGAGGGCGCCGCCAGGGAGACCCTCCGGCCCGAGTTCATCGTGGGTGACGTGACCCGGCTGGAGGCGCTGAGCGGCCCGTTCGACTTCTCCTTCGACGTCGGGTGCTTCCACTGCTTCGACGCGCAGGGCCAGCGGGCCTATGTGGCGGAGGTGTCCCGGCTGCTCAAGCCGGGGGGCATCCACCTTGTCTGGGCATTGGACTCCGGTCCGAGCGGCCTGTCGTTCTCGCCTGCGTCGGTGAAGGAGGCGTTCGCCCCTGGCTTCGAGTTGCAGCAGGCGCTCAAGAGCCGGCGCCGCCTCATTCGTTCCCATTGGTACTGGCTGGTCCGCGCGTCGGGCTGA
- a CDS encoding MarR family winged helix-turn-helix transcriptional regulator, translating to MAYLPVVGELEEHGALLQKQLAELARVEQPTMAALLTRMERDGLITREPHPGDKRAMRISLSAKAKARVPQAREQLGEVADQATAGFSERERATLIALLRRVVSNLDPTAED from the coding sequence ATGGCCTACCTCCCGGTCGTCGGGGAGCTGGAAGAGCACGGCGCGCTGTTGCAGAAGCAGCTCGCGGAGCTCGCCCGCGTCGAGCAACCCACGATGGCCGCGCTCCTCACGCGGATGGAGCGCGATGGCCTCATCACGCGGGAGCCGCATCCGGGGGACAAGCGCGCGATGCGGATCTCGCTCTCCGCGAAGGCGAAGGCCCGCGTACCCCAGGCGAGGGAGCAACTGGGGGAGGTCGCCGACCAGGCGACCGCGGGCTTCAGTGAGCGCGAGCGCGCGACGCTCATCGCGCTGTTGCGCCGCGTGGTGAGCAACCTGGACCCCACGGCCGAGGACTGA
- a CDS encoding alpha/beta hydrolase — protein sequence MEHLLTRADQPAPARGAWRVKRAWPRWLRYTLPGSWVALLLACLSFTPSLLPRTGPFQGFVSGLSAAIGYGLGCLGAWLWREFAPRPARAPRPRAWRAFLVTGCVALVGSLLLGWHWQQRIRELMGMPLASGAGYLLAPFVGAVVFFLFIALGRGLRAVYRGLDARLAKHIGPRAARATSGLAVVVFTALVASGVLWDGLIGMADRTLEVRDLTTDKGVVPPRTALRSGGPGSRVTWDSLGREGRNFVGRGPSVDELSRFHGAPVKEPIRAYAGYASAPDAEGRARLAVDDLERAGGFDRAYLLVVTTTGSGWVVPDAVDAFEYLAGGDSAIVAMQYSHLWSWLSVLVDQQRARESGRALFDEVYERWSRLPPDHRPKLLVFGESLGSYGGETAFSGERDLANRTDGVLFVGPPNFNTLYREFTDHRDAGSPEVEPVYRDGRIVRFSRRPGKDIPPASAPWGDSRVLYLLHPSDPITWWSPRLLVKRPDWLREPRGDDVLGEMVWIPFVTFWQVTADLPLGMEVPAGYGHVYTGEHVDGWAALLRPEGWTADKTARLRELLLAAARQSGQ from the coding sequence ATGGAGCACCTACTCACTCGCGCGGATCAGCCTGCACCGGCGCGCGGTGCCTGGCGGGTGAAGCGGGCCTGGCCGCGGTGGCTGCGCTACACGTTGCCAGGGTCCTGGGTCGCGCTGCTCCTCGCGTGTCTGTCCTTCACCCCGTCGCTGCTGCCGCGCACCGGACCCTTCCAGGGATTCGTCAGTGGCCTCAGCGCGGCCATTGGCTATGGGCTGGGGTGCCTGGGCGCCTGGCTCTGGCGCGAGTTCGCCCCCCGCCCCGCGAGGGCACCTCGCCCGCGCGCGTGGCGGGCCTTTCTCGTGACGGGCTGCGTGGCGCTGGTGGGCTCGCTGCTCCTGGGATGGCACTGGCAGCAGCGCATCCGGGAGCTGATGGGCATGCCCCTCGCGAGCGGCGCGGGGTACCTGCTCGCGCCCTTCGTCGGGGCGGTCGTCTTCTTCCTGTTCATCGCCCTGGGGCGCGGGCTGCGGGCGGTGTACCGCGGGCTGGATGCGCGGCTGGCGAAGCACATCGGTCCTCGCGCGGCGCGTGCGACGAGTGGCCTTGCGGTGGTGGTGTTCACCGCCCTGGTGGCCAGCGGAGTGCTGTGGGACGGGCTCATCGGGATGGCGGACCGCACCCTGGAGGTGCGGGACCTGACGACGGACAAGGGAGTGGTCCCCCCGCGCACCGCGCTGCGCTCCGGGGGGCCCGGTTCGCGGGTGACGTGGGACTCGTTGGGGCGGGAGGGGCGCAACTTCGTGGGACGCGGGCCCTCCGTTGACGAGCTCTCCCGGTTCCATGGGGCGCCCGTGAAGGAGCCCATCCGCGCGTACGCCGGCTATGCGTCCGCGCCGGATGCGGAGGGCAGGGCCCGGCTCGCCGTCGATGATCTGGAGCGGGCGGGTGGCTTCGACCGCGCCTACCTGTTGGTCGTGACCACCACGGGCAGCGGCTGGGTGGTGCCGGACGCCGTGGACGCCTTCGAGTACTTGGCCGGCGGCGATTCCGCGATCGTCGCCATGCAGTACTCACACCTGTGGTCGTGGCTCTCCGTCCTGGTCGATCAGCAGCGGGCACGGGAGTCGGGGCGCGCGCTCTTCGATGAGGTCTACGAGCGCTGGTCCAGGCTCCCCCCGGACCACCGCCCGAAGCTGCTGGTCTTCGGCGAGAGCCTGGGCTCCTACGGTGGCGAGACGGCGTTCAGCGGCGAGCGAGACCTGGCCAATCGCACCGACGGTGTGCTGTTCGTGGGGCCGCCGAACTTCAACACCCTGTATCGCGAGTTCACCGACCACCGGGACGCGGGCAGTCCGGAGGTGGAGCCCGTCTATCGCGACGGCCGCATCGTCCGCTTCAGTCGCAGGCCCGGGAAGGACATCCCCCCGGCGTCCGCTCCGTGGGGGGACTCCCGGGTGTTGTATCTGTTGCACCCCTCCGACCCCATCACCTGGTGGAGCCCCAGGCTCCTGGTGAAGCGGCCGGACTGGCTGCGCGAGCCTCGGGGCGATGACGTCCTCGGGGAGATGGTGTGGATCCCCTTCGTCACGTTCTGGCAGGTGACGGCGGATCTCCCGCTGGGGATGGAGGTCCCCGCCGGCTACGGCCACGTGTACACCGGCGAGCACGTGGACGGCTGGGCCGCGCTCCTGCGGCCCGAGGGCTGGACCGCGGACAAGACGGCGCGGTTGCGGGAGCTCCTGCTCGCAGCGGCCCGCCAGTCCGGCCAGTGA
- a CDS encoding formylglycine-generating enzyme family protein, producing the protein MTRTAGLWARWGSCISGVVLLACGATPGRGTPAAAEVARAPRSVDSREHAVEIPAGVFRMGSPDDEAERDTDEGPRLEVSVAGFRMDRTPVTTEAFEARIAELQAVAPAARWWREDETPQGWRGKCNLGSTRRAHPANCVNWHAARAYCRLTGGDLPTEAEWEYAARAGTTGPFWWGPGFDDTRVISSVSCAARGCRGETAPVAETGARCNAWGLCDTAGNVWEWTLTGYQEHLSGDVNVVPPGDPVDPIHRGGSWLNHVPSLFRAAHRGRNYPSHGLSGVGFRCVRR; encoded by the coding sequence ATGACAAGGACGGCGGGCCTGTGGGCCCGGTGGGGGAGCTGCATCTCGGGAGTGGTGTTGCTGGCGTGCGGTGCCACGCCTGGACGGGGAACGCCCGCGGCGGCGGAGGTCGCGCGGGCGCCCCGTTCCGTGGACTCGCGTGAGCACGCCGTGGAGATCCCGGCGGGCGTGTTCCGGATGGGGTCGCCTGACGATGAGGCGGAGCGGGACACGGATGAAGGTCCTCGGCTAGAGGTGTCCGTCGCGGGCTTCCGGATGGACCGGACGCCCGTCACGACAGAGGCCTTTGAAGCACGCATCGCCGAACTTCAGGCGGTCGCTCCCGCGGCCCGCTGGTGGCGCGAGGACGAGACGCCGCAAGGATGGCGAGGGAAGTGCAATCTCGGCTCGACCCGGCGCGCTCACCCCGCGAACTGCGTCAACTGGCATGCCGCCCGTGCGTACTGCCGGCTCACGGGGGGCGACCTGCCAACCGAAGCCGAGTGGGAGTACGCCGCGCGGGCCGGAACCACCGGCCCGTTCTGGTGGGGGCCCGGCTTCGATGACACGCGGGTGATCAGCTCGGTGTCATGCGCCGCGCGAGGGTGCCGGGGGGAGACGGCCCCCGTCGCGGAGACGGGAGCCCGCTGCAACGCCTGGGGGCTCTGCGATACGGCGGGCAATGTCTGGGAATGGACCCTCACCGGCTATCAGGAGCACCTGAGCGGAGACGTCAACGTCGTCCCCCCGGGAGACCCGGTGGATCCGATCCACCGGGGTGGCTCCTGGCTCAACCACGTCCCCTCGCTGTTCCGCGCCGCGCACCGTGGCCGGAACTACCCGTCTCATGGGCTGAGCGGCGTCGGGTTCCGGTGCGTGCGGCGGTAG
- a CDS encoding class I SAM-dependent methyltransferase, with amino-acid sequence MHGVGGIEGEDPTFDQARQPARVIAALGITPGQHIADIGAGRGYFTLRLSDAVGPEGQLVSTDVDDAVIQQLRMRVSARKNVVVRKVGPDDPGLEAGAYDLILLSEVDHFLSDRAAYLMKLRAALAPHGRIAVTHLRAMRPPLVAAAQAAGLFVASEDTSLPDHYLLILQPASSH; translated from the coding sequence ATGCATGGGGTCGGGGGAATCGAAGGTGAAGACCCCACCTTTGATCAGGCCCGCCAGCCCGCCCGGGTCATCGCCGCGCTGGGAATCACACCGGGACAGCACATCGCGGACATCGGGGCGGGGCGCGGGTACTTCACGCTGCGGCTCTCGGATGCGGTCGGGCCGGAGGGACAGCTGGTTTCAACCGACGTCGATGACGCGGTCATCCAGCAGCTCCGCATGCGTGTCTCCGCGCGGAAGAATGTCGTGGTGCGGAAGGTGGGACCGGACGACCCGGGGCTCGAGGCGGGAGCCTACGACCTCATCCTGCTCTCCGAGGTGGACCACTTCCTGTCGGACCGCGCGGCCTACCTGATGAAGCTGCGCGCCGCGCTCGCTCCACACGGACGAATCGCGGTGACGCACCTCCGAGCCATGCGTCCACCGCTCGTCGCCGCCGCCCAGGCCGCGGGCCTCTTCGTCGCCTCCGAGGACACGAGCCTCCCGGACCACTACCTGCTCATCCTCCAGCCCGCCTCCAGCCACTGA
- a CDS encoding nucleotidyl transferase AbiEii/AbiGii toxin family protein, with amino-acid sequence MSDPTKPVPLRRQHPAGYEHDDNRPDVFDPALKHHDSGYIKGPPRFEDAAEAARFREARARLLRRCLAGIGRAPVGAQVVARGSVVLALWYGERARPAKDIDLVVTPETVGPESSEGRQLMAELTRAVTDALRLEGIDLDPATIPVDGIWTYERAEGRRLTFPWTWEGRVRDSVQVDVVFNERLFEAPLLHDVDDVKVQVATPEESLAWKLIWIAHDMWAQGKDLYDAVLLAENTPPQPRVIQQVFDAQEGNWAEYFNHGVYEPAGDVDWPNFVLEHPTLAGGTLEEYRARLDRALQRGF; translated from the coding sequence ATGAGCGACCCCACGAAGCCCGTTCCGCTGAGGCGCCAGCACCCCGCGGGCTACGAGCACGACGACAACCGTCCGGATGTGTTCGACCCGGCGCTGAAGCATCACGACTCCGGGTACATCAAGGGCCCTCCCCGCTTCGAGGACGCGGCGGAGGCCGCCCGCTTCCGTGAGGCTCGCGCGCGGCTGCTCCGGCGGTGCCTCGCGGGAATCGGCCGCGCGCCCGTGGGAGCTCAGGTCGTCGCGCGCGGCAGCGTGGTCCTGGCGCTCTGGTACGGCGAGCGCGCCCGGCCCGCGAAGGACATCGACCTCGTCGTCACGCCCGAGACCGTGGGCCCGGAGTCGAGCGAGGGGCGCCAGCTCATGGCGGAGCTGACCCGGGCCGTCACGGACGCACTGCGGCTCGAGGGCATCGACCTGGATCCAGCGACCATCCCGGTCGACGGCATCTGGACGTATGAGCGCGCCGAGGGCCGGCGACTCACCTTCCCGTGGACCTGGGAGGGGCGCGTTCGCGACTCGGTCCAGGTGGACGTCGTGTTCAACGAGCGGCTGTTCGAGGCGCCCCTTCTGCACGACGTGGACGACGTGAAGGTCCAGGTCGCCACACCGGAGGAATCGCTCGCGTGGAAGCTCATCTGGATCGCGCATGACATGTGGGCCCAGGGCAAGGACCTCTACGACGCGGTCCTGCTCGCGGAGAACACCCCACCCCAGCCGCGCGTCATCCAGCAGGTGTTCGACGCCCAGGAGGGCAACTGGGCGGAGTACTTCAACCACGGCGTGTATGAACCGGCGGGCGACGTGGACTGGCCGAACTTCGTGCTCGAACACCCCACGCTCGCGGGGGGAACCCTCGAGGAGTACCGGGCGCGGTTGGATCGCGCGCTTCAGCGGGGCTTCTGA
- a CDS encoding type II toxin-antitoxin system PemK/MazF family toxin, which yields MKTTPVESAEAGPVRIHRGDVFWLGPDDSRGPAPSYSHPHVVVQEDVFNHSRITTVVVCALTSNLHRASEPGNVLLEVGEGDLPRQSVVVVSQISSVDKTRLGERIGSLSDARVEQILAGLRFQQASFFAR from the coding sequence ATGAAGACGACCCCAGTCGAATCGGCGGAGGCAGGGCCCGTGCGGATCCACCGCGGAGACGTGTTCTGGCTGGGCCCCGATGATTCACGAGGCCCCGCCCCCAGCTACTCGCATCCTCATGTGGTCGTCCAGGAGGACGTCTTCAACCACTCGCGAATCACGACCGTGGTCGTGTGCGCGTTGACGTCGAACCTGCACCGGGCGAGCGAGCCGGGCAATGTCCTGCTCGAGGTCGGCGAGGGAGACCTCCCCAGACAGAGCGTGGTGGTCGTGTCGCAGATCTCCTCGGTCGACAAGACCCGCCTGGGTGAGCGCATCGGGTCGCTGTCCGACGCACGGGTGGAGCAGATCCTGGCCGGACTGCGCTTCCAGCAGGCGTCCTTCTTCGCCCGGTAG